A part of Solicola gregarius genomic DNA contains:
- a CDS encoding acyl-CoA dehydrogenase family protein encodes MDFGFDPTTEELRASLLDFMDGHVYPAEPVFREQVARLDDRWAWDSAPVIAELRAEARRRGLWNLFLPGEQGAGLTNLQYAPLAEITGRSGSLAPAALNCSAPDTGNMEVLAMFGTDEQRERWLKPLLEGEIRSSFAMTEPDVASSDATNIATRIERDGDDYVINGRKWWITGAMNPNARVFIVMGKTDPDADRHRQQSMILVPRDTPGVEIERGMEVFGYDDHDHGGHAEMSFTDVRVPASYLIGDEGDGFAIAQARLGPGRIHHCMRSIGLAERAIGLMCARAEERVAFGKPVAAQGVVRDWIAESRVRIEQLRLLVLKTAWLMDTVGNKGAHTEIQAIKIATPTAVQWILDKAIQVHGAAGLSQDFPLAEAYAGIRTLRFADGPDEVHKNALARAELRRQADGRERS; translated from the coding sequence ATGGACTTCGGCTTCGACCCCACGACCGAGGAGCTGCGCGCCAGCCTGCTGGACTTCATGGACGGACACGTCTACCCGGCGGAGCCGGTCTTCCGTGAACAGGTCGCGCGACTGGACGATCGATGGGCCTGGGACTCCGCGCCGGTGATCGCCGAGCTGCGCGCCGAGGCGCGTCGCCGTGGCCTGTGGAATCTGTTCCTTCCCGGTGAGCAGGGCGCCGGCCTGACCAACCTCCAGTACGCGCCGCTCGCCGAGATCACCGGACGCAGTGGTTCGCTGGCGCCGGCGGCACTGAACTGCTCGGCACCCGACACCGGCAACATGGAGGTGCTGGCGATGTTCGGCACCGACGAGCAGCGCGAGCGGTGGCTGAAACCCTTGCTGGAGGGCGAGATCCGGTCGTCGTTCGCGATGACCGAGCCCGACGTGGCCTCGTCGGACGCAACGAACATCGCGACCCGGATCGAGCGCGACGGCGACGATTACGTGATCAACGGCCGCAAGTGGTGGATCACCGGTGCGATGAATCCGAACGCACGCGTCTTCATCGTCATGGGCAAGACCGATCCGGATGCCGATCGGCATCGACAGCAGAGCATGATCCTGGTTCCGCGCGACACCCCGGGCGTCGAGATCGAGCGCGGCATGGAGGTGTTCGGCTATGACGACCACGACCATGGTGGCCACGCCGAGATGTCGTTCACCGACGTACGCGTGCCCGCGTCGTACCTGATCGGCGACGAGGGCGATGGTTTCGCGATCGCACAGGCGCGTCTCGGGCCAGGGCGGATCCATCACTGCATGCGCTCGATCGGCCTTGCCGAGCGCGCGATAGGGCTGATGTGTGCGCGCGCCGAGGAGCGTGTCGCGTTCGGCAAACCGGTCGCGGCACAAGGAGTCGTACGCGACTGGATCGCCGAGTCGCGCGTCCGGATCGAGCAGCTGCGACTGCTCGTGCTCAAGACCGCCTGGCTGATGGACACCGTCGGCAACAAGGGCGCTCACACCGAGATCCAAGCGATCAAGATCGCCACCCCGACCGCAGTGCAATGGATTCTCGACAAGGCGATCCAGGTTCACGGTGCAGCGGGACTCTCGCAGGACTTCCCGCTTGCCGAGGCGTACGCCGGAATCCGCACCCTGCGCTTCGCCGACGGTCCCGACGAGGTGCACAAGAACGCGCTTGCTCGGGCCGAGCTGCGCCGGCAGGCCGATGGGAGGGAGCGGTCATGA
- a CDS encoding acyl-CoA dehydrogenase family protein: MSGKPTEDVRRRITEFLVAHDPTTTGRLEFLRARYDAGLAWVAFPEGHGGLDLPQALQLEVDRLFDDAGAPDNNPRANGIGLGMAAPTIRRFGTEEQKHRFLRPLWTGEEVWCQLFSEPNAGSDLAAIATRAVRDGDTWVVNGQKVWTSGAHNARFAILVARTDPDVPKHQGLTYFLCDMSDAGVDVRPLRQITGEAEFNEVFLTDVRVPDANRLGAEGEGWKVANATLNNERVAIGGRAGPREGGMVGVVAHTWRARPERRTPELHDRLVRLWVEAEVARLTGQRLRQKLALGQPGPEGAAMKLTFARLNQQLSGLEVELLGEDGLRYSDWTQVRPEHTDMTGRDAGYRYLRAKGNSIEGGTSEILRNVVAERVLGLPPERRVDKDVPWKEIQK; the protein is encoded by the coding sequence ATGAGTGGCAAGCCGACCGAGGACGTCCGCCGGCGCATCACGGAGTTCCTGGTCGCACACGACCCGACGACGACCGGCCGGCTCGAGTTCCTCCGCGCCCGGTACGACGCGGGGCTGGCGTGGGTGGCGTTCCCGGAAGGCCATGGCGGGCTGGATCTTCCGCAGGCGCTCCAGCTCGAGGTCGACCGGTTGTTCGACGATGCCGGCGCCCCCGACAACAATCCTCGCGCGAACGGCATCGGACTCGGCATGGCCGCGCCGACGATTCGGCGCTTCGGCACCGAGGAGCAGAAGCACCGCTTCCTGCGGCCGTTGTGGACCGGCGAGGAGGTGTGGTGCCAGCTGTTCAGTGAGCCGAACGCCGGCTCCGACCTGGCCGCCATCGCGACCCGCGCAGTACGCGACGGCGATACCTGGGTGGTCAACGGCCAGAAGGTGTGGACATCCGGCGCCCACAACGCACGCTTCGCGATCCTGGTCGCCCGGACGGACCCCGACGTCCCCAAGCATCAGGGGCTCACGTACTTCCTGTGCGACATGAGCGATGCCGGGGTCGACGTACGCCCGCTGCGACAGATCACCGGTGAGGCGGAGTTCAACGAGGTCTTCCTGACCGACGTACGGGTCCCGGACGCGAACCGGTTGGGCGCCGAGGGTGAGGGTTGGAAGGTCGCGAACGCCACCTTGAACAACGAACGCGTGGCGATCGGCGGTCGGGCGGGTCCGCGTGAGGGCGGCATGGTCGGCGTCGTCGCACACACCTGGCGTGCGCGTCCCGAGCGCCGGACTCCCGAGCTGCACGACCGGCTCGTGCGGCTATGGGTCGAGGCCGAGGTCGCCCGGCTCACCGGACAGCGGCTCCGCCAGAAGCTGGCGCTCGGTCAACCCGGCCCCGAAGGCGCGGCGATGAAGCTCACCTTCGCCCGGCTCAACCAACAGCTGTCCGGCCTCGAGGTCGAGCTGCTCGGCGAGGACGGCCTGCGGTACTCCGACTGGACGCAGGTCAGACCCGAACACACCGATATGACAGGGCGCGACGCGGGCTACCGGTACCTGCGCGCGAAGGGCAACTCGATCGAGGGCGGCACCTCGGAGATCCTCCGCAACGTCGTGGCCGAGCGCGTACTCGGGCTGCCACCCGAACGCCGTGTCGACAAGGACGTGCCGTGGAAGGAGATCCAGAAATGA
- a CDS encoding acyl-CoA dehydrogenase family protein, giving the protein MSAEERATDERDQTSPSELDLLYSDVEDDLRSTVRGLLAERCDPSAVIATYDGDRSIVDGLWKSLAADLGLAGLLVPEDRGGAGASAREAAVVLEELGRAAAPVPYLTSAVVATVAVLGADDELEVPRNLLLPSLAAGERTAALVVPLSTPPDGSFATVAADSDRLSGTVTSVAGALEAEVLLVPVATTDGFSVYAVSAADATVTPVASLDMTRQLADVTFAGAAGAVVVADGESGVRRALEVGAALLASEQVGVARWCLDATVEYLQERRQFGRAVGGFQALKHRLADLYTGVESAVAAARYAAATIADDDPDVPVATAVAQAYCSDLAVTAAEEAVQLHGGIAMTWEHPAHLYLKRAKADQLAFGTAGTHRARLAGLVDLPKEST; this is encoded by the coding sequence ATGAGCGCCGAGGAGAGAGCGACGGACGAGCGCGACCAGACATCACCGAGTGAGCTCGACCTGCTCTACAGCGACGTCGAGGACGACCTGCGCTCCACGGTGCGCGGCCTCCTCGCGGAGCGCTGTGACCCCAGCGCGGTGATCGCGACTTACGACGGCGATCGCTCGATCGTCGACGGGCTCTGGAAGTCGCTCGCGGCAGATCTCGGGTTGGCGGGCCTCCTCGTTCCCGAGGACAGAGGCGGGGCCGGCGCCTCGGCACGTGAGGCCGCCGTCGTACTGGAGGAGCTGGGGCGGGCGGCGGCGCCGGTGCCATATCTCACCAGTGCGGTCGTCGCGACGGTCGCCGTGCTCGGAGCCGACGACGAGTTGGAGGTTCCGCGGAACCTCTTACTCCCCTCGCTCGCCGCCGGCGAGCGTACTGCCGCACTCGTCGTACCGCTGTCGACGCCGCCGGACGGTTCGTTCGCGACGGTCGCGGCCGACTCCGACCGGCTCTCCGGCACGGTCACCAGCGTGGCCGGCGCGCTCGAGGCCGAGGTCCTGCTGGTGCCCGTCGCGACCACCGACGGGTTCTCCGTGTACGCCGTGTCCGCCGCCGACGCCACTGTCACGCCCGTCGCGTCGCTCGACATGACTCGCCAGCTCGCCGACGTCACGTTCGCCGGCGCCGCCGGCGCGGTGGTCGTCGCCGATGGCGAGTCGGGCGTACGTCGGGCGCTCGAGGTAGGCGCGGCGTTGCTCGCGTCCGAGCAGGTTGGCGTTGCGCGCTGGTGCCTGGACGCAACGGTGGAGTACCTCCAGGAGCGCCGGCAGTTCGGCCGCGCCGTCGGCGGCTTCCAGGCGCTCAAGCACCGTCTTGCCGATCTGTACACCGGTGTGGAGTCGGCCGTCGCCGCGGCGCGGTACGCGGCCGCGACGATCGCGGACGACGATCCCGACGTACCCGTTGCGACCGCGGTGGCGCAGGCGTACTGCAGCGACCTCGCCGTCACCGCGGCCGAGGAAGCGGTCCAGCTGCACGGCGGAATCGCCATGACCTGGGAGCATCCGGCACACCTGTATCTGAAGCGTGCAAAGGCCGATCAGCTCGCGTTCGGCACCGCCGGCACACATCGGGCCCGGCTCGCCGGCCTGGTAGACCTACCGAAGGAGAGCACATGA